One segment of Prionailurus bengalensis isolate Pbe53 chromosome D4, Fcat_Pben_1.1_paternal_pri, whole genome shotgun sequence DNA contains the following:
- the CER1 gene encoding cerberus, translated as MGLLFLRLLVLLPLGKAAPHRDGRQSQTSVSPALLERSRRELPVGNHEEAEEKPDLFVAVPHLIGAGEGQRQREKMLSRFGRFWKKPEREAPPSWDSVGGPFLSGTRALAQPRDGMQMEKSPLREEAKRFWHHFMFRTGPASQGIILPIKSHEVHQETCRTVPFSQTITHEDCEKVVVQNNLCFGKCGSVHFPGAAQHPHTFCSHCSPAKFTTMHLQLNCTGLSPVVKVVMLVEECQCKTKTEHEHEPLLQAGSQAEFHAQDPFIPGFST; from the exons ATGGGTCTCCTCTTCCTTCGGCTGCTGGTGCTCCTGCCTCTAGGGAAGGCTGCGCCGCACCGGGATGGCCGCCAGAGTCAGACTTCCGTTTCCCCCGCCCTCCTAGAAAGGAGTCGCAGAGAGCTCCCCGTGGGCAACCACGAGGAAGCTGAGGAGAAGCCGGATCTTTTCGTTGCAGTGCCACACCTGATAGGTGCCGGGGAaggccagaggcagagggagaagatgcTGTCCAGGTTTGGCAGGTTCTGGAAGAAGCCCGAGCGAGAAGCGCCCCCATCCTGGGACTCGGTCGGTGGGCCCTTCCTGTCTGGGACCCGGGCCCTCGCCCAGCCCAGAGACGGGATGCAAATGGAGAAATCTCCTCTTCGGGAAGAAGCCAAGAGATTCTGGCACCACTTCATGTTCAGAACGGGCCCAGCTTCTCAGGGGATCATCCTGCCCATCAAAAGCCATGAAGTACATCAGGAGACGTGTAGGACAGTGCCCTTCAGCCAG ACGATCACCCATGAAGACTGTGAGAAAGTAGTCGTACAGAACAACCTCTGCTTTGGGAAATGTGGGTCTGTTCATTTTCCTGGAGCTGCGCAGCACCCCCACACGTTCTGTTCCCACTGCTCGCCTGCCAAGTTCACCACGATGCACTTGCAGCTGAACTGCACTGGCCTTTCCCCCGTGGTCAAGGTGGTGATGCTGGTGGAGGAGTGCCAGTGCAAGACGAagactgagcatgagcatgaacccctcctccaggcaggctCCCAGGCGGAGTTCCATGCGCAGGATCCCTTCATCCCAGGATTTTCCACTTAA